A single region of the Chitinophaga niabensis genome encodes:
- a CDS encoding ORF6N domain-containing protein, producing MTTKQKEKNIVPDEAVMDKIYYIREQKVMLDRDLADLYGVETKRLKEAVRRNKARFPKDFMFQMNKKELENWRTQFASSNNDRQGLRYAPFCFTEQGVTMLSCVLNSERAIAVNIRIIRIFTRMREMMLTHKDILLKLEQLETKTSRQDGEIKKIFEYLKKLLNPPKEPRVLIGFNRKDEKQNSSAS from the coding sequence ATGACTACAAAACAGAAAGAAAAGAACATTGTCCCGGATGAAGCCGTAATGGATAAGATCTATTACATCAGAGAACAGAAAGTAATGCTGGATCGCGATCTGGCAGACTTGTACGGGGTAGAGACCAAACGGCTGAAAGAAGCTGTCAGAAGGAATAAAGCCCGGTTCCCTAAAGATTTTATGTTCCAGATGAATAAGAAAGAACTTGAAAATTGGAGGACGCAATTTGCGTCCTCCAATAATGACAGACAGGGCCTGCGTTACGCTCCATTCTGCTTTACGGAACAAGGTGTTACCATGCTATCCTGTGTCCTGAACAGCGAAAGGGCCATTGCAGTGAACATCCGTATTATCCGGATATTTACACGCATGCGGGAAATGATGCTTACTCACAAAGATATTTTATTGAAATTGGAACAGTTAGAAACAAAAACATCCCGCCAGGATGGAGAAATTAAGAAGATATTTGAATACCTGAAAAAGCTACTAAACCCACCAAAAGAACCTCGGGTTTTAATTGGATTTAACAGGAAAGACGAAAAACAGAATTCCTCTGCATCCTAA
- a CDS encoding ligase-associated DNA damage response DEXH box helicase: protein MKNTPGWKAIEQWLAAKELKPFTFQEEAWEHYLQGYSGLVNAPTGFGKTFSLFLGAVIRWINEEPEYRSKKHNGLQLLWVTPLRALAKDIGRAMEEALHELHIPWKVGIRSGDTTLAVREQQKKQMPEILIITPESIHILLSQKEYPLRFAGLHTVVVDEWHELLGSKRGVMVELALSRLRGLNKGLQTWGISATIGNLEEALDVLMGNTSQQTAIVRAIVHKAIDVQCILPDEIEKYPWAGHLGIKLLHKALPVIMESNTTLLFTNTRSQSEIWYQQILKACPELAGAIALHHGSIDAELRIWVEEALHTGTLKLVVCTSSLDLGVDFRPVDTVIQVGSPKGVARFLQRAGRSGHRPDAVSKIWFLPTHSLELVEAAALKDAMKANMIESRMPVILAYDVLLQYLMTLGVSDGFEPNEIWEEVKGTFCFRDLTTDEWQWIISFLTTGGEALQSYDEFHKLHKVGDRYHCVSKQQAMRHRLHIGTIVSDAMLKVRFLTGGYIGVIEEYFISRLTAGDSFSLGGQNLEFVMIKDMTVLVRKSKSKKSIVPSWGGGRMPLSSNLGKMLRRKFHEAMSGVAQEEEIQVLQPIFDLQQLLSHIPREDELLMEQIETQDGYHLFVYPFEGRLVHEVMATLLAWRISQQHPITFSIAMNDYGFELLSDQPIPVDDTNAQEYFSLENLTVDLQRSVNATEMARRKFRDIAVIAGLIFQGFPGKAKANRHLQSSASLLFNVFNDYDSNNILLRQAFNEAFFYQMEEARLRESMDRIYHNKIVITFPQRLTPFCFPIKVDSLREQLTSEKLEDRIKKMTLFTYE from the coding sequence ATGAAGAACACACCCGGCTGGAAAGCGATAGAACAGTGGCTGGCGGCAAAAGAATTAAAGCCGTTCACCTTCCAGGAAGAAGCTTGGGAACATTACCTGCAAGGCTACTCCGGCCTTGTAAATGCCCCTACGGGCTTCGGTAAAACGTTTTCTCTGTTCCTGGGAGCAGTGATCAGGTGGATCAACGAGGAGCCGGAATATCGCAGCAAAAAGCACAATGGCTTGCAATTGCTCTGGGTCACTCCGTTACGCGCACTCGCCAAAGATATTGGCCGCGCCATGGAAGAAGCCCTGCATGAATTGCATATTCCCTGGAAAGTAGGCATCCGCAGCGGAGATACCACTCTGGCTGTGCGTGAACAACAGAAAAAACAGATGCCGGAAATACTGATCATTACGCCGGAATCCATTCATATTTTACTGTCACAGAAGGAATATCCGCTACGCTTTGCCGGTTTGCATACGGTAGTAGTGGACGAGTGGCATGAACTGCTGGGCAGCAAAAGAGGAGTGATGGTGGAATTAGCGCTGAGCCGCCTCCGCGGATTGAATAAAGGGTTGCAGACCTGGGGGATCTCTGCCACCATCGGCAACCTGGAAGAGGCATTGGATGTTTTGATGGGGAACACTTCCCAACAAACAGCTATTGTGCGGGCAATTGTACACAAAGCCATCGATGTGCAATGCATCCTGCCGGATGAAATTGAGAAGTATCCCTGGGCAGGGCACCTGGGCATCAAACTATTACACAAAGCTTTGCCGGTGATCATGGAAAGCAATACCACCCTGCTCTTCACCAATACCCGTTCCCAATCTGAAATATGGTATCAGCAGATCCTCAAAGCCTGCCCTGAATTAGCAGGGGCCATTGCCTTGCACCATGGTTCCATTGATGCGGAATTGCGGATCTGGGTGGAAGAAGCATTACACACCGGAACTTTGAAACTGGTGGTCTGCACATCCAGTCTTGACCTGGGTGTGGATTTCCGCCCCGTAGACACTGTGATACAAGTAGGCAGCCCCAAAGGTGTTGCACGTTTCTTACAACGTGCCGGCAGAAGTGGTCACCGCCCTGATGCGGTGAGCAAAATATGGTTCCTCCCTACCCATTCGCTGGAATTAGTGGAAGCCGCAGCCCTTAAAGATGCCATGAAGGCGAATATGATAGAAAGCCGCATGCCGGTGATCCTGGCATACGATGTACTCCTGCAATACCTGATGACCCTCGGCGTGTCTGACGGTTTTGAGCCAAATGAAATATGGGAGGAAGTAAAAGGCACCTTCTGTTTCCGTGACCTCACCACCGATGAATGGCAATGGATCATTTCTTTCCTCACCACCGGCGGGGAAGCCTTGCAGAGTTATGACGAATTCCACAAACTGCATAAAGTAGGCGACCGCTATCATTGCGTAAGCAAGCAACAGGCCATGCGCCACCGTTTGCACATCGGTACCATTGTGAGTGATGCCATGCTCAAAGTACGTTTCCTCACAGGCGGATACATTGGGGTGATAGAAGAATATTTTATTTCCCGCCTGACCGCCGGAGATAGCTTTAGCCTGGGCGGGCAGAACCTGGAATTTGTGATGATCAAGGATATGACGGTGCTGGTGCGTAAATCGAAATCAAAAAAAAGTATTGTGCCCAGCTGGGGAGGAGGCAGGATGCCGCTTTCCTCTAACCTTGGTAAAATGCTGCGGCGGAAATTCCATGAAGCCATGTCCGGCGTTGCACAGGAAGAGGAGATACAGGTCCTGCAACCCATATTCGATCTCCAACAATTATTATCGCATATTCCCAGGGAAGATGAATTACTCATGGAGCAGATCGAAACACAGGATGGTTATCACCTTTTCGTTTATCCTTTCGAAGGGAGATTGGTGCATGAGGTAATGGCCACCCTCCTCGCCTGGCGCATCAGCCAGCAGCATCCCATTACTTTTTCCATCGCCATGAATGATTATGGTTTTGAATTACTTTCAGACCAGCCCATTCCCGTAGACGATACAAATGCCCAGGAATATTTCTCCCTTGAAAATCTGACGGTTGACCTGCAACGTAGTGTGAACGCCACAGAAATGGCGCGGCGTAAATTCCGGGATATTGCCGTGATAGCAGGACTTATATTCCAGGGCTTTCCCGGAAAGGCCAAGGCCAACCGTCACCTGCAATCCTCTGCTTCCCTGCTGTTCAATGTGTTTAACGATTACGACTCCAATAACATCCTGCTGCGGCAGGCTTTCAATGAAGCCTTCTTTTACCAGATGGAAGAAGCACGGCTCCGCGAATCGATGGACAGGATCTATCATAATAAGATCGTGATCACATTTCCGCAACGCCTTACCCCTTTCTGCTTCCCGATCAAAGTGGACAGCCTGCGGGAACAATTAACCAGCGAAAAACTGGAAGACCGCATCAAAAAAATGACTTTATTTACGTACGAATGA
- a CDS encoding NCS2 family permease: protein MRDIFRLHENGTTVKKELLAGLTTFSTMAYILAVNPMILSKTGMDFNALITATALAAAIGTLVMGLYAKLPIGLAPGMGLNAFFAYTIVLGMGYSWQFALTAVFLEGIIFIFLSLFHIREAIINSIPENLKHAISVGIGLLIALIGMANAGIIETGMRHVGNDKLDGVILKIGDITSAGPLIALTGLIVSAVLMYRKVNAALLIGILAATLAGMLLGVTTTNEIISLPPSLAPIAFKLEFSKVFTMDMVVILFTLLMVNLFDTVGTLIGLCSKAGLLDSRGRIPRAKQALFADAVGTTAGALLGTSVVTAYVESASGIASGGRTGLTAVTVAGMFLLSLFFAPLFAMIPPAATAPALIIVGMLMMSAVVKINFEDPTEAIPAFLAIVMMPYTYSIAEGIVFGMLSYVLLKVFTGKYREISPVMYVLAVLFVLSFLLH, encoded by the coding sequence ATGCGCGATATCTTTCGTTTACACGAAAACGGTACTACTGTTAAGAAAGAACTGCTGGCGGGCCTTACTACTTTTTCCACAATGGCTTATATCCTGGCAGTGAATCCCATGATCCTCTCCAAAACGGGAATGGATTTTAACGCCCTGATCACTGCTACTGCCCTGGCTGCTGCCATTGGTACACTGGTGATGGGGTTATATGCCAAACTGCCTATTGGCCTTGCGCCGGGTATGGGATTGAACGCTTTTTTTGCCTATACCATTGTGCTGGGTATGGGATATAGCTGGCAATTTGCTTTAACGGCTGTTTTCCTGGAGGGCATTATTTTTATTTTCCTTTCTCTCTTTCATATCCGCGAAGCGATCATCAACAGCATTCCTGAAAATCTCAAACATGCTATTTCAGTAGGCATTGGATTACTGATCGCATTGATAGGAATGGCGAATGCAGGGATTATTGAAACGGGCATGCGGCATGTTGGAAATGATAAACTGGATGGTGTGATCCTGAAGATAGGGGACATCACCAGCGCCGGGCCTTTAATTGCATTAACAGGTTTGATTGTGAGTGCTGTGCTGATGTACCGTAAAGTGAATGCTGCGTTGCTGATCGGGATATTAGCGGCAACATTGGCAGGTATGCTGTTGGGTGTAACAACAACAAACGAAATAATAAGTTTACCACCATCATTAGCACCCATCGCATTTAAACTGGAATTCAGCAAAGTGTTCACCATGGATATGGTGGTGATCTTATTCACACTATTAATGGTGAACCTCTTTGATACGGTGGGCACCCTCATTGGCTTATGCAGCAAAGCAGGGCTGCTGGACAGCCGGGGCCGGATCCCCAGGGCAAAACAGGCCTTGTTCGCAGATGCAGTAGGCACTACTGCCGGTGCATTATTAGGAACCAGTGTGGTAACGGCATATGTGGAAAGCGCCAGTGGCATTGCCTCCGGGGGCAGAACAGGTTTAACGGCTGTTACGGTGGCCGGTATGTTCCTGCTGTCGCTGTTCTTTGCGCCGTTATTTGCCATGATCCCTCCGGCTGCTACAGCACCGGCTTTGATCATTGTAGGTATGCTGATGATGAGTGCAGTAGTGAAGATCAATTTTGAAGATCCTACGGAGGCGATCCCTGCTTTTCTCGCAATCGTGATGATGCCATATACCTACAGCATTGCAGAAGGTATTGTATTCGGCATGCTTTCCTATGTATTGCTGAAAGTATTTACAGGAAAATACCGGGAGATCAGCCCGGTGATGTATGTGTTGGCGGTATTGTTTGTACTGAGTTTCTTATTGCATTAA
- a CDS encoding thioredoxin family protein — MKKALFLLFLLPLFAMAQDKGIHFEHGLSWKEIQAKAKAENKYIFIDCFTTWCGPCKYMTANIFPQQEVGDFFNSKFINVKLQMDVTEGDNEEVKKWYEDAKAIGEQYSVRAYPTFLFFAPDGKVVHRMVGGGEAEAFIARSKEALDPGKQYYVQLAKYEQGNKDEAFLRSFALTALNAYDAKTAQAVSKEYFDTQKDLFTKDNLDMLAKFTRTSKDKGFAIFLNESAKANKVLGKGKSEAIVGGIVSNEEIYPKIFKKDAGAPDWAALQSELAAKYPKLADELVAKSKVIYYANKKDAENSVSAIVAYMKKYSDKASPMDLNQFAWTIFESCKDMKCVEEALEWSKRSFAENQDPNFMDTYANLLYKLGRKDEAIAWQEKAVNLAKDKKPLEETLNKMKKGEKTWN, encoded by the coding sequence ATGAAAAAAGCATTATTCCTTCTATTCCTCCTACCCCTGTTTGCTATGGCCCAGGACAAGGGTATACACTTTGAACATGGATTATCCTGGAAAGAAATACAGGCTAAAGCCAAAGCTGAGAACAAATATATCTTCATTGATTGCTTCACTACCTGGTGCGGCCCCTGCAAATACATGACAGCAAACATTTTCCCACAGCAGGAAGTAGGTGATTTCTTCAACAGTAAATTCATCAATGTAAAATTACAGATGGATGTAACGGAAGGAGATAATGAAGAGGTGAAAAAATGGTATGAAGATGCCAAGGCGATCGGAGAGCAATACAGCGTGAGGGCATATCCTACTTTCCTCTTCTTTGCACCGGATGGTAAAGTGGTACACCGTATGGTAGGTGGCGGCGAAGCGGAAGCTTTCATTGCCCGCAGTAAAGAAGCCCTGGACCCGGGCAAACAATATTATGTGCAACTGGCAAAATATGAACAAGGCAATAAAGACGAGGCTTTCCTCCGCAGTTTTGCTTTGACCGCATTAAATGCCTATGATGCAAAAACAGCACAGGCGGTATCCAAAGAATACTTTGACACACAGAAAGATCTTTTCACCAAAGACAACCTGGATATGCTGGCTAAGTTCACCCGTACCAGCAAAGACAAAGGGTTTGCCATTTTCCTGAACGAGTCTGCCAAAGCCAATAAAGTATTAGGTAAAGGTAAATCAGAAGCAATTGTGGGTGGCATTGTCAGCAATGAAGAAATATATCCCAAGATCTTTAAGAAAGATGCCGGCGCTCCGGACTGGGCAGCACTGCAATCTGAGCTGGCGGCTAAATATCCTAAGCTGGCAGATGAGTTAGTCGCTAAGAGCAAAGTGATCTATTATGCCAATAAAAAAGATGCTGAGAATTCTGTGAGCGCCATTGTAGCTTACATGAAGAAATATAGCGATAAGGCGAGCCCGATGGACCTGAACCAATTTGCATGGACGATCTTTGAAAGCTGCAAGGATATGAAGTGTGTGGAAGAGGCGCTGGAATGGAGTAAACGTTCTTTTGCCGAAAACCAGGACCCGAATTTCATGGATACTTATGCGAATCTGCTTTACAAGCTGGGTCGTAAAGATGAAGCGATTGCCTGGCAGGAGAAAGCGGTGAACCTTGCAAAGGATAAGAAGCCTTTGGAAGAAACACTTAATAAGATGAAGAAGGGAGAGAAGACCTGGAATTAG
- a CDS encoding ligase-associated DNA damage response exonuclease gives MLTFTDKGIYCAAGDFYIDPWKPVPRAVITHAHSDHARWGNQHYLCTKDSVPFLRLRLGKEISVQGLAYGEEIYLNGVTVSFHPAGHMIGSAQVKVTYKGQTWVASGDYKVENDGISGAFEPQKCHVFITESTFGLPIYHWKPQASIFSDIRNWMNENEQAGKNSVLVAYSLGKAQRLLYNLQHHVSRFLVHGAIFNAHEVCLQNGWPLPPVELITPETPKENYKGSLIIAPPSAADSAWMKRFNPYSLGVCSGWMQVRGNARRSNVDAGFPISDHADWRGLLDTIKQTGAEKIFVTHGFTSVLARYLQENGLPAEEVKTAYGSEEEETTT, from the coding sequence ATGCTCACTTTTACAGATAAAGGCATCTACTGTGCTGCGGGCGATTTCTATATCGATCCATGGAAACCTGTTCCCCGGGCAGTGATCACACATGCCCATTCAGATCATGCACGCTGGGGAAATCAGCATTATCTCTGTACGAAAGACAGTGTTCCTTTCCTCCGGTTACGCCTCGGCAAAGAGATCAGTGTGCAGGGCCTTGCTTATGGAGAAGAGATCTATCTCAACGGTGTAACCGTATCCTTTCACCCGGCAGGTCATATGATCGGTTCGGCACAGGTGAAGGTGACGTATAAAGGACAGACCTGGGTAGCCAGCGGCGATTATAAAGTAGAAAATGATGGCATCTCCGGCGCATTTGAACCACAAAAATGCCATGTATTCATAACTGAATCCACCTTTGGTCTACCTATTTATCACTGGAAACCGCAAGCATCTATTTTCAGCGATATCCGCAACTGGATGAATGAAAATGAGCAGGCGGGAAAGAACAGTGTGCTGGTAGCTTACAGCCTGGGCAAAGCACAACGGTTGCTGTATAACCTGCAACATCACGTTTCCCGGTTCTTAGTGCATGGCGCTATTTTCAATGCACATGAAGTATGCCTGCAAAATGGATGGCCACTTCCTCCCGTAGAACTGATCACCCCGGAAACACCTAAAGAAAACTATAAAGGCAGCCTGATCATTGCACCACCTTCCGCAGCAGATTCTGCCTGGATGAAACGTTTCAACCCTTATTCACTCGGTGTTTGCAGCGGCTGGATGCAGGTAAGGGGAAATGCACGGAGAAGTAATGTGGATGCCGGTTTTCCCATATCAGACCATGCAGACTGGCGGGGATTGTTAGATACGATCAAACAAACCGGCGCAGAAAAAATATTTGTAACACATGGTTTCACCAGTGTACTGGCACGTTACCTGCAGGAAAATGGTTTACCGGCCGAAGAAGTAAAAACGGCCTACGGTAGTGAAGAAGAAGAAACAACCACCTGA
- a CDS encoding XRE family transcriptional regulator, with the protein MSTVCRNLKYLRKQKGWTQQEFADRLSIKRSLLGAYEEERAEPRTEVLEQVSDMFRVSIDDLLRRDLSSSKESFLERRRQQKMGGSKDRQNVVFVPVKAAAGYLAGFNDDEFIEELNTFTLPMLGAGSYRAFEIAGDSMLPTPSGSVVVCHKVDGWEDIRNNEAYIVVTNREGIVYKRVVKSNRSKSKVTLVSDNPQYDPYPVNMEEVLEIWQADAVIQKMGQQHRLSVNHLAGMVSQLQDQVSMLKKQMKN; encoded by the coding sequence ATGTCTACTGTTTGTCGTAATCTTAAATATCTGCGCAAGCAAAAAGGCTGGACGCAGCAGGAGTTCGCCGATCGTCTCTCCATTAAACGTTCCCTGTTGGGAGCATATGAAGAAGAACGGGCAGAACCACGTACCGAAGTACTGGAGCAGGTCTCAGACATGTTCCGTGTATCCATCGATGATCTGTTACGCCGCGATCTGAGTTCCTCGAAGGAAAGCTTCCTGGAAAGACGCCGCCAGCAAAAGATGGGAGGTAGTAAAGACCGGCAGAATGTTGTTTTCGTTCCCGTTAAAGCCGCCGCCGGTTACCTGGCCGGTTTTAATGACGACGAATTCATCGAAGAACTGAACACCTTCACCTTACCCATGTTAGGCGCAGGAAGTTACAGGGCTTTCGAAATAGCCGGAGACTCCATGTTACCGACACCATCAGGTTCCGTAGTAGTCTGCCACAAAGTGGATGGCTGGGAAGATATCCGCAATAACGAAGCGTATATCGTAGTCACCAACCGCGAAGGCATCGTGTACAAACGCGTGGTGAAAAGCAACCGCTCCAAAAGTAAAGTAACGCTCGTCTCAGATAACCCGCAGTACGATCCATACCCCGTAAACATGGAAGAAGTACTCGAGATCTGGCAGGCCGATGCCGTGATCCAGAAAATGGGCCAGCAGCACCGCCTGAGTGTAAACCACCTTGCCGGCATGGTCAGCCAGCTGCAAGACCAGGTGAGCATGCTCAAGAAACAGATGAAGAACTAA
- the pdeM gene encoding ligase-associated DNA damage response endonuclease PdeM has protein sequence MNLEDTAFEFKGQHWRLSAGRAIYWEEEKALIVADLHVGKSAHFRKAGIAVPANIVQEDLYRLQQLITKYHPEKVLIVGDMFHSSANNEVQYFKIWRRQFAHIAFELIEGNHDILEPALYEDLQINLHQVLSLRNFYFVHDRDDKPSVLEGHYLISGHIHPGIRMIGAGRQSLRLPCFYFGMEGAVLPAFSGFTGLYSLHPEPDSAVFVIAEKKIFRI, from the coding sequence ATGAACTTAGAGGATACCGCATTTGAATTTAAGGGCCAGCATTGGCGGCTCTCAGCCGGAAGGGCCATCTATTGGGAAGAAGAGAAGGCATTGATCGTGGCAGACCTGCATGTGGGAAAGTCCGCCCACTTCCGGAAAGCAGGGATTGCCGTGCCTGCGAACATTGTGCAGGAAGATCTTTACCGCTTACAGCAACTGATCACCAAATACCATCCGGAGAAAGTACTGATCGTGGGAGATATGTTCCATAGCTCCGCCAACAACGAAGTGCAATACTTTAAGATCTGGCGGCGGCAGTTTGCACATATCGCCTTTGAACTGATAGAAGGGAATCACGACATACTGGAACCAGCACTGTACGAAGACCTCCAGATCAACCTTCACCAGGTACTCTCCCTTCGTAATTTCTATTTTGTGCATGACCGGGACGATAAACCCTCCGTGCTGGAAGGGCATTACCTCATTTCCGGGCACATCCATCCCGGGATCAGGATGATAGGGGCCGGAAGGCAGAGTTTGCGGCTACCCTGTTTCTATTTTGGAATGGAAGGGGCTGTTCTGCCGGCATTCAGCGGATTTACCGGTTTGTATTCCCTGCACCCCGAACCAGATTCCGCAGTGTTTGTAATTGCGGAAAAGAAGATATTCCGGATATAA
- a CDS encoding ATP-dependent DNA ligase, with protein MQHFSQLISTLAQSTKTNEKLEALSRYFATADEKDKPWVLALFSGRRPKRVVNSAQMRQWSMELTGLPEWLFNECYHTVGDLAETIALLLPPPETKAGSYPLHYWLNGLLRLDKASEEDKAAFVRNAWDQMEYRERFVFNKLITGGFRIGVSQSTIVNALAKTYNIVPATVSHLISGNWDPQQITMAALLNEESSTIDDSKPYPFFLAYALEGGPETLGDPEEWQAEWKWDGIRGQVIKRNGQLFIWSRGEELITDKFPEITALLDFLPDGCAIDGEILAYDLSTDRPLPFQALQTRIGRKNLTKKQLQEAPVIFHSYDLLEFDKQDLRLLPLQDRRALLEKLVNTVNQPALKLSPAIAFTAWNELVSLREQSRNNGSEGLMLKKLSSVYQTGRRRGDWWKWKIDPYTVDAVMIYAQKGHGRRSNLYTDYTFAVKNGDQLVPFAKAYSGLTDKEIAEVDNWVKRNSLEKFGPVRTVKPELVFEIAFEGIGLSSRHKSGIAVRFPRIHRWRKDKPVEEINTLDDLKKLV; from the coding sequence ATGCAGCATTTCTCACAACTCATATCCACCCTGGCGCAGAGCACCAAAACCAACGAAAAGCTGGAGGCGCTCAGTCGTTATTTTGCTACGGCAGATGAAAAGGATAAACCCTGGGTACTTGCCCTGTTCAGTGGCAGAAGACCCAAGCGGGTAGTGAATTCTGCGCAAATGCGGCAATGGAGCATGGAGCTGACCGGCTTACCCGAATGGCTGTTTAATGAATGTTATCATACCGTGGGTGATCTCGCGGAAACAATCGCGTTGCTTTTACCACCACCTGAAACAAAAGCCGGCTCCTATCCCCTGCATTACTGGCTGAATGGCTTGCTGCGGCTGGATAAAGCCAGTGAAGAAGATAAAGCTGCTTTCGTGCGGAATGCCTGGGACCAGATGGAATACCGCGAAAGATTTGTATTCAATAAACTGATCACCGGCGGGTTCAGGATAGGTGTTTCTCAAAGCACGATCGTAAACGCCCTGGCTAAAACCTACAACATCGTACCCGCCACTGTTTCCCATCTTATCAGCGGGAACTGGGACCCGCAGCAGATCACCATGGCTGCATTACTGAATGAAGAAAGCAGTACCATAGACGATTCCAAACCTTATCCTTTTTTCCTGGCCTATGCATTGGAGGGAGGCCCTGAAACCCTGGGCGATCCAGAAGAATGGCAGGCGGAATGGAAATGGGATGGCATCCGCGGGCAGGTGATCAAAAGGAATGGACAGCTCTTTATCTGGAGCCGCGGCGAAGAACTCATCACAGATAAATTCCCGGAGATCACGGCGCTATTGGATTTCCTGCCAGATGGCTGCGCTATTGACGGGGAAATATTAGCCTACGATCTCTCAACGGACCGCCCTTTGCCTTTCCAGGCCTTGCAGACACGCATCGGCAGAAAGAACCTCACAAAAAAACAATTACAGGAAGCTCCCGTGATCTTTCACAGCTACGATCTGCTGGAATTCGATAAACAGGATTTACGCCTTTTACCATTACAGGACCGCAGGGCGTTGTTAGAAAAATTAGTGAACACCGTGAACCAGCCTGCCCTGAAACTCTCTCCCGCCATTGCTTTCACCGCTTGGAACGAATTGGTTTCCTTGCGCGAACAATCCCGGAACAACGGCAGTGAAGGACTGATGTTGAAAAAGCTCAGCTCTGTTTACCAAACCGGCCGCAGGCGTGGCGACTGGTGGAAATGGAAGATAGATCCCTACACCGTGGATGCTGTAATGATCTACGCGCAAAAAGGTCATGGCCGCCGTTCCAACCTCTATACAGATTATACTTTTGCCGTGAAGAATGGTGATCAGCTGGTACCCTTTGCCAAAGCTTATTCCGGGTTAACAGATAAGGAAATAGCGGAAGTGGATAATTGGGTGAAGCGTAATTCACTGGAAAAGTTCGGGCCGGTGCGTACCGTAAAACCGGAACTGGTGTTTGAAATTGCCTTTGAGGGCATAGGGCTTTCCAGCAGGCATAAATCCGGGATCGCCGTTCGTTTCCCCAGGATCCACAGGTGGCGGAAAGACAAGCCTGTGGAGGAGATCAATACATTAGACGATCTTAAAAAACTGGTCTGA
- a CDS encoding sulfite exporter TauE/SafE family protein, which translates to MDALNALLLVGLGFFIGTFGTLIGAGGGFILMPLLLLMYPDMSPDVLTSISLAVVFLNASSGSIAYARKKRIDYRSALIFALATLPGAIIGAFTTTLLSRHVFNIILGALLIVVAGFLMLKPQQGAYAGRANKGRCVDRCVTERSGEEHRFSFNIWTGIGISFLVGFISSLLGIGGGIIHVPALISLLNFPIHVATATSHLILAIMALAGTIVHMIQGSFWEGWQTALSIGVGVIIGAQLGAGLSSRVKPKGIILALAGALLIVGVRLILT; encoded by the coding sequence ATGGATGCGCTGAATGCATTGTTATTAGTCGGCTTAGGATTCTTCATTGGTACCTTTGGAACACTCATTGGTGCTGGTGGTGGATTCATCCTGATGCCGCTGCTGTTGTTAATGTACCCAGATATGTCTCCGGATGTATTGACGAGTATTTCCCTGGCCGTAGTATTTCTGAATGCTTCTTCCGGTTCCATTGCCTATGCCCGCAAGAAACGCATTGATTACCGCTCTGCGCTGATCTTTGCATTGGCTACTTTACCCGGTGCCATTATCGGGGCATTCACCACTACTTTATTATCCCGCCACGTTTTCAATATTATTTTAGGTGCGCTGCTGATAGTGGTAGCCGGCTTCCTGATGCTGAAGCCACAACAGGGTGCCTATGCCGGAAGGGCCAACAAAGGCCGTTGTGTGGACCGTTGCGTAACAGAACGGAGTGGTGAAGAACATCGTTTCTCTTTTAATATCTGGACGGGCATCGGCATCAGCTTCCTCGTTGGTTTTATCAGTAGTTTACTAGGCATCGGTGGCGGTATTATTCACGTACCTGCATTGATCAGCCTCCTGAATTTCCCGATACATGTAGCCACTGCTACTTCTCACCTGATCCTGGCCATCATGGCACTGGCAGGCACCATCGTACATATGATCCAGGGGAGTTTCTGGGAAGGCTGGCAAACAGCTTTATCTATTGGCGTTGGTGTAATAATAGGGGCACAACTGGGAGCAGGGCTTTCTTCCCGCGTAAAACCGAAAGGCATTATCCTTGCACTGGCCGGGGCTTTGCTGATCGTAGGCGTGCGGTTGATCCTTACTTAA